The sequence below is a genomic window from Euwallacea similis isolate ESF13 chromosome 1, ESF131.1, whole genome shotgun sequence.
AAACCATTCTCTCTGTCCCAATCACCTTTAAATAGGTAGGTACAATTAGCATGGCATAGATTGTTCCTTCCTCCCATGTATATGGTAGCATAATGGCATGCCTCattaattgaaactttttttacctAATACATTGATAAAATGCATTTCCTACTTAATCTTTTATTATGATTAGGACGCCAATGTGTctatcttatttttttaattatatttataattgcATACACACAAGTCTATTACACAATGGGACGTTATACAAACTTTCTTTTGTTGTCAATTTAGGACTGattgcaataattattgtttaacaGAAATTCTTTCTTCTATTCTATTATAAATTGTACTAACTTTGTAGCCTTAGCTTGGCAACCTCTCAACATCACGAAATGATACCAAAAACCGTACTAATGCAAGCATTCTAATGCAATTATAGTGATGGCCGATCTATGGGTATTCGCACGTCTCGAAGACAGGCTACTCTCAACCGCGAAGTCCACATGAATCAAATATTGATTCCGCGAACTCAGTGGGTGGACAAATCGCAGTGTCAACCTATGGATACGCACAAATTCGCTTCGATGTTAATTGAGAAGCTAGAGATTGTTAAAAAAGACCGAGATACTCAGGAACTCTTGGAGAAGAAACTCACGGAGGTAAGTACAAGAATTTATTAGGAGAGAATTATGAGAAACGAAGAGGAGAGATGTATAAAACGATAGTTTTCTCATGTTTATTCTTCTGTTCTTTACATTAATCTTTTGCTACAGGGCGAATCCCTGCCAATGAATGACGCCAACATCCGCGACAAACTTCTTTTAGACGACGAAAACGATCAATCGATTTTAGACGACCATGTCTCGCTAGTGTTCCCCGACTTACCAGCCGGTATAACCTCACCTGGCATAATGTCTCCTCAGAAATATAGGTAAtactcttaaatttttaaaacctctATAGCGAAGTCTTTAACGCATTCGAATATTTAGGCAACCCCGAAGAAAAAAAGATGGGTCGATATTCAGCAATGACTCAGGAACTGTGCATGATTTCGCCGAAGGTTTCGAACACAAACTTGGAATGGTCAAGTCAAAAAGCATGCCAGACTACCCGGATGATAGATTTGTGCGTGGGAGCGTTGGGAGAAGGTAGgtaatatttttgagaaaatgcTGTTCAGTCATCCAGTTAgagttcaacatttttaacagaACGAAACCTTAATTGTCTTATCAAATAactaacaaaataatatgaccAATCATAGGTCAGCATCCAAGAAGACGTTAACCGACTTGACGGACAGCGGAGTATCTGTGGTGTCAGATGCACCGCCTGCAATGGTCAAAGACGGTCGAGTTTTAGCGTGGCTGATGTCAGGACATAATGATGTCTCAGTTAAGCGCAATAGCAGTTACCGGACTAGTAGCGCCACATCACCCATTTCTAATAGacataaaaaaggtatttagTGCGGCGAGGCGAATGTCGATAAAGCTAAACTTTCATCGTTTCTTTATTATAGCATTGGGATCCAGGTCTAGCTCAGTGGAAAGGAATAGCGTGACCAACTCCAATTTGGGCCCTACTCAACCCTTCGGTGATGTCTGTAAAGCACCATTATCCGTCCCCAACACGTTGGAAGAAGCCAGGCGGAGACTCGAAGATGATTTTAGGACGCGACCGAAAGCAAGGTAAAGATTGTATTTTGacatcttttaataaaattcccaACTGCATGAAAAACGCTAGTTCAAATGACTCGTTTTATTAGGCACTAGGGAAAATAATCAGAAAGGATTGACTGCAATAATGCAAATGAAACCTTTAATTCCCAGGTCGTCCTCAAATCGCCACTATCCAGATGTTATTACTCAGAGTAGTCAGTCAACTTTAAGAAAATCACAGCGTGCTGCGCGACCCTCATTACCCGCAGCCACCCAACAAACCGATGAAGTAACGACAGTAGTATTCACATTCTGTGACGAGGAGTTTCCCTATAGGACCAAAATTCCCGGAACACAAAATACATTGAAGCAATTCAAGGAAGTATTGCCTAAAAGAGGAAACTACAGGTAAGGCTTTGTGTCCTTCATATTATCTTCTTGGGggttttatgtgttttttatcTCTCAGATTCTTCTTCAAAACGGTCTGCGAAGAGCTTGGCGATCAAGTGATTCATGAGGAAGTGAGCAACGATGGTGATATAGTTCCTTTGTGGGAAGGTAAAATAATGGCTCAAGTTAAGCCTGTCGACTGATATTTTAGTTAAGTTTAAGTTTGCAAGTGAGCACTGTTTACGTGGATATGCCAAACAGTAGTGCGGTTTGTcaagttttgttttgaaattttatggatttaatttattttgtaataatataaAGAACTATAGTGTTCGCGCGTCTTTTCGAAATGACTCAAGGTCTGAGTTAGTTCAGGATGTGACCGCCTATAAAGCGAAtacataattatttcattCAAAGGAGAAATAGGCAATCATTTTTATAGACAATTTTTTACTAAGTCGTTCGGTAGATCTAAATGCTTGAGGTTACTTATTAGTTAATTATTCCTTATTGTTGATGTTTAATATGACCGAATGTATAAATTGATCAAGAAATATAAGAACAATGTTGCTTCGGTCTCATTAATATGGTGTTAACTACACACTGCCGCTCAATTAAACGTGTACGTATAAACCTGCTATTCTACCTGCAATACCCgttatacataaaaatttaatttgcgaACCTCATTTACTTACCCCACCcacttttttttgttcctAATTTGACAGTATAGATCTGATTCGCTATTAAACACTTTTCTACCGAAACCAGAAGCACGCAATAATTTAGCCGCTAATTAGGTGCGTTAATAAGTGcctttgtaaaatttatagatattttacGCATAAAAGCTAATGTAGTTATTCCGTTATGGCAGCTAATTGCGTTCGTCGagttcaaaatcaaattttgaactcGACTTTAATTTTGTAGAACTACGGATGATACCTCATTTGTGTGCATTACATTAGAATGCACTTGAATTCTTGAGCGCACGTATCTTGGAAGTAGGTTTTGTAAATTGAATTACCGacatcgtcataaaatttgctttttttgttttattattttgtataattttgtaaagtatacttaattatttattcagtcgtttttaacttttttgaaataatttattgtacatatatttttagagctgtataaacaatttaatattaattatttttatatgaactaAGTATAAAAGGTAATGCAGTATTTACGCAGACTAAATTTGGGAAGATTGCAAGGTGCCATAATTGAAAATCGAATGGATATGGTATGCTAGGCAGATTTTGCTGcgtttttcctcaaaaattacttcattGGCGTGTTTTGGGAAAacataaattgcaatttaataacCAATTTGGTTGTCGGAGAAGTCTGTAATATATTAAATCTTGTACACTTTTTTTGTCGCCagttgaaataaaagttagtattttgtaatttcaattatttcgtTACCTTTGTCTGTTCTGCCTTTTGTCCAACCCAACAGCGGGAAGGTATGAAAATcacgaaaaaataattaatctgCCGAACTGAAAgacattaaatttgtatttgaaagCCTATTGGGCTTCCGAGCGATTATCAAAAACagaataaattaaaggtaaagagtttattttttacttgatCTCCGCAAGGTGGCTGGTCGAACTTCCAGTAGCACAGGCCTCTCTTTTGTACTAGGCATAAAGGAATGTGACCTCCTTACTTTGTCTCCTATtggataaaaatttgaaaagtatatattcataaagaaaacaattacCTTCTCTTAATACTGGGGCGTATTGATATAATTTGGCTTCTAGAAAATCTTTCATCCCCTCAGACGATATTATTTTCTGTCTGGCTTGTTTCAATTCCTCATCCAGCGCCTGCCGCTCCTTTTCTAATTGCGTTAGTTTATCCTCCgcacctaaaaaaaattaattaacccTGCGCATCTAacacaaaatgaaaaagcgACTTCTTAATTGTTCCTCCTTCATTCGCTGTTTCTCTTCATACTCAATTCTTTTAATCCGCTCCTCATCCAGTAACAACTGCTGTTCCTTCTGCAGCCTTTCCAACTCCTCTCTTTTATCCCACTCTTCAGCGAGAACCCTCGCCTGGAGGGCTCTGACTATTTCTTCATCcctgaaataattttagtttaaacttTTCCTTGATTACAGCATTAGCAAACCTCTTGGCTTGTGTTTCCTCTTCCAATAATTTCTCCAATTTAACTTTGACCTCAGCAAGCTCTCCCAATTTCTTGGAGTCCGCTTTAACTAAAGCTTCAAGTTCCTTTGCCTGGCCTTCAGCCGCTTGTCTTGCAGTGCGCTCTTGTTGCAATAAGGTTctaaaagacaatttttaatggaaggCGTTACACTTAACGagaataaaaggaaaattggcCCTCTAATATTTCAACGCTTCCTTGCACATCTTCTAATGATCCTTCTTTATTTCTTGCTTACTTTGCTTGAATCATCTCTTGTATAAGTCCTTGTCTTTGAAGCAGTCTTTTGGCTGCTTGCAGACGCTGGTATGTTTGTTGCCCTCCTGAATGGTCTGCGGCCAAGTGGAGGGCGGAAATCCACTGTAGTCTTGTCATGTGGTCAGGGGCTCCTATAACATTAAGggaaaataattctaaaataaactTGAGTACTACTAGGGGAGGTGTTTATTTACCCAGctcaaaatttctttctggAGAATGCAGTATGATTCTATATCCGGTGGTTGGTTCCACTCTACTTCCCGGCTCTATAGGTAAAGTGCCACATTTGTCCTTCTCAGATCTAGTCTTAAAGTAGGTCAACTCCGACGGTCTGAGAACGAACCAAAACTCTCTCATAGTAGGAAATATATatcctttttttgtcaaatatctgaggaacaaacaaaaataaataatcataatttcCCACTTTTAAACGTGTTTACCCCTTCTTAATGACATCTTCTACTATTTTTTGGTAAACCTCCGTAGCAGCTTCAGCTATCGCCTTAACATCTCTGACGCCAGTCATGCACCTCGATTCCAACAAAGCAAGAAATGGGGCCAATCTGACACTACCCATGGAGATGC
It includes:
- the Axn gene encoding axin isoform X1, which translates into the protein MSSKDQQQFLHEGVFHQNSPRPPVPGEEKSHFLSDWGPETIKQRCMEDAKLFTKPSSPIPKRNFSLSSRPSTSLDVASSSSSRPSSRPADLAVGSRSPPSCLRWAHSLHTLLQDGDGVKLFRQYLESEGKQHSDALDFWFACEGLRNQRGVDKIMQLVKLIYKKYIIKSALPVPEEVRKEIGKIVKSSQCLDPPVTLFDKVQAQIEHLVVTTTYPNFLKSEMYLQYVENMQSSSSSGSSSDFSNDLSNMASALDPLPTVHEDMELVVKPPVHMGHPSGSMSTGYHTPNIAPPPMRLTKDLLLISQKRRSGDRSKSETFASMFVYRGGTGAHAAYNSYNPVSRQDSELHSLSSHSDVRTESDNLSLTDSSIDGRSMGIRTSRRQATLNREVHMNQILIPRTQWVDKSQCQPMDTHKFASMLIEKLEIVKKDRDTQELLEKKLTEGESLPMNDANIRDKLLLDDENDQSILDDHVSLVFPDLPAGITSPGIMSPQKYRQPRRKKDGSIFSNDSGTVHDFAEGFEHKLGMVKSKSMPDYPDDRFVRGSVGRRSASKKTLTDLTDSGVSVVSDAPPAMVKDGRVLAWLMSGHNDVSVKRNSSYRTSSATSPISNRHKKALGSRSSSVERNSVTNSNLGPTQPFGDVCKAPLSVPNTLEEARRRLEDDFRTRPKARSSSNRHYPDVITQSSQSTLRKSQRAARPSLPAATQQTDEVTTVVFTFCDEEFPYRTKIPGTQNTLKQFKEVLPKRGNYRFFFKTVCEELGDQVIHEEVSNDGDIVPLWEGKIMAQVKPVD
- the Axn gene encoding axin isoform X2; protein product: MSSKDQQQFLHEGVFHQNSPRPPVPGEEKSHFLSDWGPETIKQRCMEDAKLFTKPSSPIPKRNFSLSSRPSTSLDVASSSSSRPSSRPADLAVGSRSPPSCLRWAHSLHTLLQDGDGVKLFRQYLESEGKQHSDALDFWFACEGLRNQRGVDKIMQLVKLIYKKYIIKSALPVPEEVRKEIGKIVKSSQCLDPPVTLFDKVQAQIEHLVVTTTYPNFLKSEMYLQYVENMQSSSSSGSSSDFSNDLSNMASALDPLPTVHEDMELVVKPPVHMGHPSGSMSTGYHTPNIAPPPMRLTKDLLLISQKRRSGDRSKSETFASDGRSMGIRTSRRQATLNREVHMNQILIPRTQWVDKSQCQPMDTHKFASMLIEKLEIVKKDRDTQELLEKKLTEGESLPMNDANIRDKLLLDDENDQSILDDHVSLVFPDLPAGITSPGIMSPQKYRQPRRKKDGSIFSNDSGTVHDFAEGFEHKLGMVKSKSMPDYPDDRFVRGSVGRRSASKKTLTDLTDSGVSVVSDAPPAMVKDGRVLAWLMSGHNDVSVKRNSSYRTSSATSPISNRHKKALGSRSSSVERNSVTNSNLGPTQPFGDVCKAPLSVPNTLEEARRRLEDDFRTRPKARSSSNRHYPDVITQSSQSTLRKSQRAARPSLPAATQQTDEVTTVVFTFCDEEFPYRTKIPGTQNTLKQFKEVLPKRGNYRFFFKTVCEELGDQVIHEEVSNDGDIVPLWEGKIMAQVKPVD
- the LOC136409662 gene encoding differentially expressed in FDCP 6-like, whose product is MSVLLENVSNSVCLAFKALQQDKSGFVNKSKLKVLTANIGTLLDLYGVERGLEHFRSTPSLSFDQYKFYLQNEVFSSFPTKLPLAELREYESRIAEVCWLVCRKRYMQRDHKVFSDDAIYQLYRIFCVLAELVPDSKIEHSYQVLLHPSEVCNIAQTIASSLGCIFDEEDFTNLSISMGSVRLAPFLALLESRCMTGVRDVKAIAEAATEVYQKIVEDVIKKGYLTKKGYIFPTMREFWFVLRPSELTYFKTRSEKDKCGTLPIEPGSRVEPTTGYRIILHSPERNFELGAPDHMTRLQWISALHLAADHSGGQQTYQRLQAAKRLLQRQGLIQEMIQAKTLLQQERTARQAAEGQAKELEALVKADSKKLGELAEVKVKLEKLLEEETQAKRDEEIVRALQARVLAEEWDKREELERLQKEQQLLLDEERIKRIEYEEKQRMKEEQLRSAEDKLTQLEKERQALDEELKQARQKIISSEGMKDFLEAKLYQYAPVLREGDKVRRSHSFMPSTKERPVLLEVRPATLRRSSKK